The window ACTTCAGCCCCTCCAGGCTCGGCTCCTTGCGCGTGGCCACCACCGTGCCCAGCACGACGGCCAGGTTCATGGCGCGCCTACTTCGACTTGGCGGACTCGGCCTGGCGGCCGAGCGGGATCACCATGTCCACGTTGGCGTGCGGGCGCGCGATGATGTGCACGGCGACCAGCTCGCCCACGCGCGCGGCCGCGGTCTGGCCGGCGTCGCAGGCGGCTTTGACCGCCGCCACGTCGCCGCGGATCACGGCCGTCACGTAGCCGCCGCCGGTCTTCTCGTAGCTGACCAGCTCGACGCGGGCCGCCTTGACCATGGCGTCGGCCGCTTCCACCATCGCGGGGAAGCAGCGCGTCTCGATCATGCCCAGTGCATCTGCCATTTGCGTCCTTCCTGTGCTCGGGGACCGCGGTCCCCCTACCCGTTCTTCTCGTTCGTGCGCCCGCTGAGGGCCTCGATCGCCGCGACGGCGGCCGGCCAGGCCGCGTCGATGTCCCGCTGCTCGCCGCCGAGATACACGCGCCCGAAGCTGCCGAAGGCGCGCACCTCGAGGATGTTGATCTCGGCCGCCTTCTCGGCCTCGTTCGCGGCCAGCGCCGCGTAGGCCGCCGGCTCGCACTCGAGGATGTACAGGCTCTCGCCGGCCAGGATCATGTTGCCGTGGCGCATGCGGTTGATGAGCTGCGTCTGGTAGTCGTCCACGGCGCGGATCACGGTACTCGAGAGCACGCGCGGCTTCAGGCGCTCCTCCTCGCGCACCTGGAGCGCCTCGAGGATGGCCCGCCCGGCCTGCCGCACGTCGGCCTGGCTCTTCGAGTGGATCTCGAGCATCCCGTAGAGCCGCTCCACGATCTGCATGCCGGGCGTGACCTGCGTCGTCTTGAGGGCGATGTCGGTGACGCGGTTGATCTCGATCCCCGGCGAGACCTCGACGAAGAGCGCCGCCTCGTTCGCCGTCGGCAGGAAACCCTGCGCCACGGTGGCGAGGAAGCTCGCGAACTGCGGCTGCAGCCGATCGAGGAACACATAGGCGCGCAGGTCGACCAAGCCCATCCTGTCCCCCCTAGGCCGGCGCGCCACTCGCGCGCAGGGCCTGTTTCGCTTCCTCGACGATGGCGACGCTCGCGCTCGCGCCCAGGCGCGTGGCGCCGGCCGCGAGCAGGCGCTGCGCGGCCGCGAAGTCGCGGATGCCGCCCGAGGCCTTGACCCCGAGTCCCGCCGCGCGCACTTCCGCCGCCATCAGCGCGACGTCGGCCACCGTGGCCCCGCCGCCGCCGAAGCCCGTCGAGGTCTTGACGAAGTGCGCTCGCGCCTGCACGGCGAGGCGGCAGGCGGCGCGCTTCTCACTATCAGTGAGCAGGCAGGTCTCGAGGATCACCTTGCAGAGCGCGCCGCCGTCGCGGCAGGCCT is drawn from bacterium and contains these coding sequences:
- a CDS encoding BMC domain-containing protein, which codes for MADALGMIETRCFPAMVEAADAMVKAARVELVSYEKTGGGYVTAVIRGDVAAVKAACDAGQTAAARVGELVAVHIIARPHANVDMVIPLGRQAESAKSK